The genomic window ATATATGTACACAGATCATAATATCTGCAGTACCACAGAGATGTTTGGACCAAACCAGAAATTATGACAAAATGGAGTATACATGGTAAACTGTGTTTAACTCACCTAGCCGACTGAAGAATTGGTCAAGTGTGTGACTGTTGCGTATGGTGCAAGCCAGTACAATAAGGCACTTGTGGTTAACCTCGACTGCTAGGTGCCGTAAAGCTTCACATAACGGCTGGAATAGCGTACTGTCGTACACCACATCTGGCAACAAAGTAGTTCCACTAATTGCAGTAAACACCGTGACATTGAGTTACATATTcttaaatatatgaaaaacataTTCATATTAGTCATGGGtcaaataacttatttttaaaatctgaatCTCGAATTTGAAATCCAAAGAGTACTtggaatatacccctcgaatctgaATTTAGGTCTCaatggtcaaaaataaaataatgtacaagaaattaaaaaatattaactatggtgttataaaatttaaccctttaaatatttgtttcattaaCAAGTATCCATAATCActaagtatacaaaataaatctatattgtaattttatttatataattacatgttagaagtacaatatcttggagaATCGTAACAGaaatattataaagaaaaatgttAACCTAGTAatcttcagaggttatcagtgttgaatttttaaaatttctttcgttactctgatgttttacataaaatatttttcctagaATACTGAATCCTTctaatactaaggatttgattggcccatcactagtttaaattattttgttacaacTTTTAAActgggcaaagtggttctattccCCCCGGCCAAATTGAGTTCTGCGTACGCTTCTGCCATTTAATCAAGCAATTTCTGGAATCTTACAAGATGAAATTCTATGCAAGTTGGGGATGGAATctccattaattaataatttagctCAGGGTTTGTACATGTTAGTACAATTGCACATTATCCAAGACTTTCACTGATCCAGCTTCAATATTTTTTAGCACTGCATGACTAGTAATATTGCTGATATTTCATTGTCACAGTCAAGAATGAAATGTGGCAGTGTctctttaaagacaaataaacCATCAGTagtttacttttaaattaattaatttatgttgATGAGTCAATTGGTAAAATGTCCAAACACTGACAAGtgctaaattgatatttcctgcttataatgttaggttttttattttgccgccttgaaaaatattaaacagAGTTCTACTGTACTTGAATTGTGATATACAATCCATAAAGTCGTTTTAATAAACACATCAAAAAGTTTGAGGTCGCATTATATTCAGTCAcattattttcaggtaaatactgttttttttttttttttttgactgattCAGATGCAGTCTGTCATATCAGTCAGTGTAACCTTGATTTGTCTAAAACAGTATGGTCATTTGGGGATAACTTGCATCCAAGGGTCGCAACTGAAGATAAAACCGGTAAAATTGTATGTGTTTGTAGGTCAAGAGCTAAATTTGTATACTTTTTATGCAGAAAATTTTCTTAAGTGGAATTTTCATGAGGGTTCTACCACGTTTAGTTGAAGTGGTTAAGTTTTCGTCTTGTCCCGGCCAAAAAAAATAGGCGAAGAAGAGCAATTCATCGTTTGTTGCACGTGAAATCAATGGCGGGTAGAGTTATCGGCTGGAATCATGGGAGCTTACCGCCCCAAGCCGCGCCTTTTCTGTCCAAAACGTCCTCTCGTCACGTCACCTGACGTCGACAAGATTGTTCTCACCTGCTGCCAACACAACCTCCGGAACGAGGGCGGAGTGGGAGGGCACCGACTCCCAGGGCAGGTCGACCACCTGGACCGCTGTGCATCCCAGCGCGGCCGCGTAGGGCGTCGCGTCGCCGGCGGCGTCCGGCCCGGGGACCAGAGCCAAGTTCCTCGCCACGTTCTCGCGCAGGAGCCGCAGGACGGCCGGGTGGGCGTCGGAGAAGACGTAGGAGGCGGGCCGGCAGCGGAGGCAGGCGACCAGGCCCGTTAGGCCGACCCCCGAGCCCAGCTCCAGCACCCGCCGGCCGGCCAGCACCGCAGGGTGCGCCAGGCACCACTCGGACAGGGCCTGCGACGCCTGCGCCCGCGCGAAACCCGCTGCCCCTACATGCTCAACAAGCTCCATATGTAGCATTTGTACAGAAGCTAATTCCGGTTACCTCGCAACTGTTACTCTTCACTTTTCTTTGTCACGGGCAACATTTTTAAGTTCGGTTACTCGGGGCATCCCATTTACGTAATGCAATTGAAGATAATAGTTTGTAATTATGTTTCTAATACATTAACTGCAGCTATCCTGTCATCATATTATAAACTACACAGCTGTTTTAAAAGACCGCCAAAATTGATTTTGTGTGgcaaaataaatggaaaatgtAAAAGCAGCAAATAAGTACATAATTCAGTGATGGCCAACTTTTACTTTTTTTCTAGGGCTGGACACACATAAATACAGATTAAATTttgtataacaattttttttttttatgttgtgatATTTTGTATAgtaaccaattaaaaaataatggcttgatatgaaaagaaaaaaaaaaggcaattattctctcaaaaacaatgtttacaaaaactgaaattttttcccCATGAAACAATGACAAAccataacaaatatataaataaaatatttttttccactaTTTCTGTGCGAATATCATCACTTCATAACATCTACTTACATACAAACAAAATCGTCTAATACAAGACAGTATTAATTTATAATCTTTCTTAATCGTAAGATTCTTTACACGGGCCTTGTGAAAAGAGTGTTATGGGCCGAATGCAGCATGCTGGCCACCTCTGATGTAATCAATCAGGATGTCTACATTGTGGTAGTCAGGGAAGTTTGAATTGCTTATGTAAAGTTAGtatatttagttatttacaaTAGATCCTGGAAGAATCATGGAAATTCCCCAGTGAGAGTAACTGTGGGGATAAACCGTTATGCTTCAGTCAGCCATCACCCAgagtaaaagatttttttttccagatgtttTAGAGCAATCATACATACATACTATAAAATTGCATACGCAAGGTTTTGCTTGAATTAGGACTACAATATTACAAGTTGATAATAGAATGAATGGGAAACTTTACACGGAATGCAGTATGCGCCACCTGCCATATTTACAGTCATGGCCATGGTAACactaaaaaaaaggtatttttttctaaatattgtgGGGCTTGAAAAGCTGTGCATTGTGTGTCGGGCGGGAAGCAAGCCCCTGGTTCCTCTCGACGGCAGCTGACCGCCGCGGTACCTGCCAAGCGCAGAGGCCGGTCGTGCCGCCAGAGACGATGCTGCAGCTCTCCTTCAGCACCAGGGAGGTGGTGCCGGCACCGCCGTCAGCCAGGAAGTAGTGGCGGTAGTGGTGGTCCTCGCTCGGCCCTCGCCCCACTAGCGTGGAGCACAGAGCCGCGTAGAGCTCGTCGCACACCTCTGCTCCCGAGCTCTCCACCTGCGAGCGACAGCGGAATATCACTTCACGCAGAGGCGTAGCccgggggggggttaggggttcaacccccccccccccccctagcaccaaatctttaattaatttcttattcatcactgaaacaaatttcatattaaaattaataaaaattttaccattacaatatttaaatttaagtaccgaaaactgctaaaatagcactattttacaccttaaaatccaaccCCGGAATACTCCCCCCCCCTACACCGCTTTAATACCCTACACCGCTTTAATACCCtacaccgctttaatacgggggggggggggggaacccatGCTTCATAacaacccccatacacaaatcctggctacgccactgacttcACGCACTGTGATGGTTCCCTGCTACAGGCCATGCATGACTTTACTGCTGATAAGACTCCAAGccatattaaataaaacactGCTTATCATACAAATTCATCAGAGACTAGTGGCCGCAGAACCAAGTGCCCCGCCCAAAGGAAAGCCTGGAGTTTACATGCTATGCGATGTCGAAAGGAAGAAAACAGTAGCATGTAAGACTCTCTGTTAAACTGCAAAGGCGTAATACAACAGGACAACACCCACCCAAAACGTATTATAATCAGTTTTGACTTCCTGCAAAGGCAATGGCTAGTCAGTTTGAAGCCCAGTAATcattatttggattttttttttggaactgtattatattttagattaaaatctttttttctctATGTTTTCCGGACACGTGTGCAAGGTAGTTGCTGATCGTTATCATAACATTTTGAGATTTTAAGTTGTTCCAGGCTTCAATTAGTGTGGTTATTCAGTGTAAACTTGTCACCCCTGGTGATCGGCCTCTGCCGTAGAGGAGGAAACTTTTAGttgcacaaaaaataaatatctgagTGCTGCTGTTACTATTCACTGGGACAACACACTAAGCTACACCATTTTTGTTTAGTGTGTGAAAAAACTTTAgtttcatttaaaagaaaataaggaATCCAGCAACCCAAAACCAATGAATCACAATTTGTTACAAAAACACTCTAAAATTGATTTCCTACTGAACTTTAGTATATTTATGTAGTACCAAACAGCATTAAATGTTTGAATACATTAAATACAAAgcatacaaaaacaaatataataaaaaaaaacaataacaacaaaatataGTTTAGTATATAATTAAAAGATACTATCACCATGCACTCCATTCTTGCACTATTTTCTTATATCTATGTTGTTAATATTGTGCATCCTTATTGGCTAGATTTAAAGACTATAGTATAGATAACAATATATATAGTtagttttaatttacaatacataatgtatttataaaaataatagtaaaataacAGCATTAAGTGTTTGTACCTGCCTGTACCATTAATGCTTTCAAAAATGCTTTCTGATATGACAGTTTTGGTGGGTACTTCTTGGCAGTAGGATGAAAGAGCGTACTTTCCAAAACTTTTTTCTGAACTTCGTCTGTCATAATGCAGTCTGCTCCGAGAATTTCCTGAAATGAACAGATAgtcattaaaataaaaccattggCACTTGCAAGAATAAATAATACCTACTGAATATTAAGATATTTCCTCTCTCTATTTTTCATTGTTATTCATAACATGTAAATTGAGAGAAAAGTGTCAGTAAACAAGACTCGTAAATGTCCCATTCCCAACCGTAAACTTTGTTAATTGGCCAATCACGAGCAAGCACGTGAAAGAAACGAGGGATGACGCGAGGTGGTGCAGTGGTTAAGACACTAAGACTCTCATTCCTGGGCACCCAAGTTCAAAGTCATGATTTTGATTTTCCATGATTTCCAGAAATAATTTGATTTCTTCTACATCAGATGTCTACACGTTTCACCCTTCCTTCACTCACCATTAGAACAACCCTTTGTTCCCCACCAGATCACACAGTATAGGGGAATGAAGCTCGGAGAAGCAGAACACAAACCGCAGCAATGAAGTATTTCTCAGGTTTCTATCATTAAGTTCCCGCCAAGTGTTTCATGTCCTTTATTCTGTCTATGACTTATAAAAGGATAAAAAAACACTTGTTCCATAACACACCCAACTACAATATAACAATGACTATTTCAACTATGAACCTTTTTAACAAAATCTTGAAATGTATTAACTTACTCTGAAGTTAAAACTTCACAAGCAGGTTGTTATAATACCTTGAATCTTCCAATGTCTTGGACTAATTGGGAGAAAGACTTTTTGAGTTATGATTTGTCTACAATAAAGAGGATAAGTTAGGGACACAGAAGGCACTTTGCCATGATCAGATCAAAACCAAAAGGCTGTTGTACGTTCACGTGTCACGTATGTTAAGTGCGGTACAACTCGCAGACTGTGTCACAGGCGGTTTCCTTCCCAGGTCTTGCTCAGTCTCTAAAAATGGATGTCATCAACCCTTGTTGCCCTACATTCCCGTACCCCCAACTCTTCCCTCACATGTTGAAACATTTCTGCCATTCTCCTACATGTTCCTCTCTGGATTGCTACGTTTAAATAGTTGGTCGCTGTACTTGTAAGGAAATTCCTACACTCACGAGAGCAAAGTTCAGAATCTTTTTTTCAGACCCTACCTCAAGAAAATggcataaattaaataaacaagaGGTTACTTTTACTGCTGGCTAAACTGATGACAACCATGCTGTGCTATGCTTGCCAACTACGCCATTCTCAGTATATCAGGTATTCAGTAGCACGGCCGCCAAATCTAAGGAGAACCCCGTGTCTTGTCTTCTACTCCTCCCCCAAATTTGTAAATAGGGATATAGTAACTAGTCATAACATTAAAACCAATGGCCCCTATGTACAGCAGCAATAAATCAAGGCTTAACTAACCTTGCAGACATAATTGCATTTAACTTGCTTGCAATAAAATTAAGATCAATACATTTCTAGTTGCCAAAAATTATTGTATAGCATCTAAGGTTCAAATTTATTGGTTCATGGTAGATTAAAATGACTGATAGTGTGATAGTTCTCATTTTATCAAaattaaggtgaaatttttttttttttaaatttcttaaatattcCTGTGTTTGATCAATACTAACTAGACAAGGTAGGAGGAATATTAGATGTACTTTAGTGAAGCTAATTTAATCTTGAATCCCAGTTTGAAATTAATATATGCAGTACTATTATGCAACCAaaatcgaaaaaataaaataaaaaaataaatatatgcatAGAAACTGAGTGATTACAGGAATTGTGCTTAAAGAACATAACAAACTATAACTATATATAATtgaatgaatttaattaattttagctaTGGTAGCCACAAGCAGATGAAGTATAAATAACTAAGCAAACTGTTAATTCTACACCTTACAAACTATTCACAGTTGAGTTGCAGTGGCAATAAATTAAAAAGGAAAGGCTAGGCAGCGGCAGGCGCATGGCATGAAAGTGCATGAAAGGCAAAGCTTGGTGGCAAGCACGTAGGTGACTAGGTTTAGGGATGTACGGGAGAGTGAAATGTAAGGGTTGCTGGAAAGTGTGGAGGAAGAGGGATAGTGTCATCCAATGTGATACGTGCAATGAGTAGTTTCACTTTTTTTGTGGAGGTGTATTGGAGGGGGTAGAAGGTCGTGAGAATAGTGAATTTGCAAGAAGTATGGCTTAACAAAGGAAGATAGTACGTATGTCAAATGCCGAATGTGCGAAGGATGGGGAGAGTCAATTGCAGGTGATGGGAAGGGAGGCAAAACAGTCGTGTGTAACCCAGGGGAGGGAATGGTTGTGGAATATGTTCTGTGAGACGTTAGTTAAAGAAGGGAAGATGCAGAAAGAGGAGTAAGCTAAGGGAACGAAATGGAGGGAGGAAATATTACAGCAgatggaaaagaaataaaatggcaCATTGGGAAGGTTGGATGAGTAAAGGACAGATAGAAAAGTAATAGACAGACTTAATAAACTTGAAGAAGAAGTCGGGAACCTAAAAAGGGCCCTAGCTGAAACGGAGGGCAGGTATACAGAGGAGCATATGTAGGTGTTTGAGGAAATGAAATAGATGAGGAGATGGTGGGACGAGCAGACAAGGATGTGGACCTATTAAATGAAGTATTCAAGTTAAGAGCAAACTTGAAGGTGAGTAAAATGAGAAAATGCTAGGTTGACGGAGCATACGGATATGGTAAGGGGACTACAGGAAGAGAAAAGCAGATTGAAGAGACTAAATAGCACTTTAGAAGAGGAAGTGAAGGTATGGAAGCATAGTGGGGAGGGGATGGCAGAAGAAACAGAAATACGGAATAGAGTTTATGTTAAAGTGGAGGGAAAATAGGAAAGTTAGGCTGAGGTGGCTAGTAAGGGGAGTGCAGAAAGGCAGAAAGGAAATGACAGGGTATAAGAAGAGACCAACAAAGGGGACAGAACTGGCAGGGAGACGGTAGCACTGTTTGGGGACCTTATGCTCCGGTACGTGAAGATTCATAGGGCCTACAAGGCAGTCAGAAGTGGAGAGACAATTGCTGATGTACAGGGAAGGTAAAGGAGTGCAATTTGGAAAGTGTGAAAAGGCTGGTGGTGCATGTAGGTACAAACGACCTTAACAGGGATGGAGggccacaaaaattttaaaatggtatGAGAAAAATTCTACGTAAAATCAGGCGAAAAACCAGTGGGACCACTGTAGTGAGTGGAGTGTTACCCAGAGGGGGAACTGATCTGGGAAAACTGAATGCTTTTTGGAAGCCATCGTGAGGAGACAGTGCCAGATATAGGGAGCAGATTTTGTGAGTGCCAGGAGCAAGATAAGTAGGTGGCATATGGCTAGACACCAGGTCAATCTAAAAAGAGACGTGGAAATATTAACACAGGTGCTTGAAAAGGAGCTGAGATCATGAAGTGCAGGGCAGGGAAACtggcaaagggggggggggggaggacgcaGGCAGGATACAGATAGGAGTAGAGTCGGAGGGCAGTAAAGAGGACGAGGCAGGAAGGAAACGGTAGTAATGAGATGGATTGATGGAAGAGAGTAGGATATGGGGTAGAGAAGGTGAACAGGGCAGAAGAGGGGCTGATGAAGGATTACGTGGCAAGGAACCAGTAATGGTTGGAAAGGAACCAGTAATGGTTGGAAAGGAACAGAGTCACAAAGGGGAAAATACAACAATATGAAGGCAACAATAAATTGTAGGAGTATATATTGAAATATTGACATGTTCTGGAGTAAGGTAGAGGCCTATGAAGCTGATATTGTAGCGGCTGAGACGTAGCTGGACGAAGAAATTGAGGATGGGGAACTATGGAGGGCTAATTATGAGATATTTAGAAAGGACAGAAACAGAAATGGAGGAGGGATAATGGCATTTGTGTGGGAGGGACTGATTGGAAGGGTTGAATGAGTGGGGGAGAAAGCGGAAGTATTGGAATTAACCCAGGGCAAGTGGATGAAACCATAGAGGCAGTACAAGACAGGTTGAACTTGCTAGCGGAGGATAGGTGGGTGATAGTGGCAGGCAATCTTAATATGCCAGGGGTGGTGTGGGAACAGGGACGGAGGAGATGGGGAAGAAAGAGCAAAGATGGGCATCCCAGTTAGTAAATTGTGGATTGGGGCAAGTGGTAGGGGAGCACACCCGAAAGGGTAATGGTAGAGGTGAGGAGGAGAATGGAAACCTGCTGGATGTGGTGCTTGTGGGACTGGTGGAGGCCGTGGTAGGCAGTAAGGTGATGGCGGGAAAACAGAGACCACAGGACACCGGTGGTGGAGATTGTGATAGGATGGTGGGATGGAGAGATAAGGTTAAAGAAAGTGACGAAAGTGTGGGGTGGAGCAGACAGAGCAGGGGTGGAGGCATTCTTAATGGCAGAGTATCACAGGTGGGTAAATATTGTGGAGTTAGAGGAAAAATGGATGGCCTTCAGAAACATACTAGGGCAGACGTGGAGCGTGACCCTTTGTACTATGGGGGAGAGATAAGGACTATCAAGTGGAGAAGCAGGAGGTTGCATGCTAGGGCCAAGAAGCTAGGAGGGCAAAGCTAAAAGCAGAGCTGAAGGATCTGGACAAAAAGGAAAAGGAGGCAAGGGATTCCTACATGGAAAGGCTGATGGATGAAGAGGGTAGGGGTAATTGAGCGGCTCTGTATTGCTGTGTCAGAAGAGTAGAGGAGGAGGTGCTACCAGTAATGAGGGGGAGAGACGGGCAGGAGTGTGTGGGGGATATTGATAAGCCGAAATTACTGCAGTGAGCAATGCCTGTCTGTGTTTGTGGAGGGGGAGGTATTGTATGGATCACAGGGCGAGAAGCCAagtggagagagagagacctgGAAATAAAGATAGAGGAGATGATTAGAGGGTGGGTAGGCTAAAGGGGAGGAAAGCATCTGGTCCTGATGGGATAGGAAACAGCCATCTCGAATTAGGGGGAAGGTGGTCTGTAGATACTTCCAAGTACTATACACACAGTCACTGGAGGAGGGACAGCTGCCAAGgcaatggaaggaggcagtggtggTGCCTATTTTCAAGGTAGGTGGAGATA from Bacillus rossius redtenbacheri isolate Brsri chromosome 1, Brsri_v3, whole genome shotgun sequence includes these protein-coding regions:
- the LOC134534208 gene encoding protein-lysine N-methyltransferase EEF2KMT isoform X1, which produces MNNIEYNKLFLLKKYILSATPLHMFDIKEILGADCIMTDEVQKKVLESTLFHPTAKKYPPKLSYQKAFLKALMVQVESSGAEVCDELYAALCSTLVGRGPSEDHHYRHYFLADGGAGTTSLVLKESCSIVSGGTTGLCAWQASQALSEWCLAHPAVLAGRRVLELGSGVGLTGLVACLRCRPASYVFSDAHPAVLRLLRENVARNLALVPGPDAAGDATPYAAALGCTAVQVVDLPWESVPSHSALVPEVVLAADVVYDSTLFQPLCEALRHLAVEVNHKCLIVLACTIRNSHTLDQFFSRLATSSLHVQTEEVIQPSVFIYSSDPPVKVYTITSTPRSER
- the LOC134534208 gene encoding protein-lysine N-methyltransferase EEF2KMT isoform X3; the encoded protein is MTDEVQKKVLESTLFHPTAKKYPPKLSYQKAFLKALMVQVESSGAEVCDELYAALCSTLVGRGPSEDHHYRHYFLADGGAGTTSLVLKESCSIVSGGTTGLCAWQASQALSEWCLAHPAVLAGRRVLELGSGVGLTGLVACLRCRPASYVFSDAHPAVLRLLRENVARNLALVPGPDAAGDATPYAAALGCTAVQVVDLPWESVPSHSALVPEVVLAADVVYDSTLFQPLCEALRHLAVEVNHKCLIVLACTIRNSHTLDQFFSRLATSSLHVQTEEVIQPSVFIYSSDPPVKVYTITSTPRSER
- the LOC134534208 gene encoding protein-lysine N-methyltransferase EEF2KMT isoform X2, with translation MNNIEYNKLFLLKKYILSATPLHMFDIKEILGADCIMTDEVQKKVLESTLFHPTAKKYPPKLSYQKAFLKALMVESSGAEVCDELYAALCSTLVGRGPSEDHHYRHYFLADGGAGTTSLVLKESCSIVSGGTTGLCAWQASQALSEWCLAHPAVLAGRRVLELGSGVGLTGLVACLRCRPASYVFSDAHPAVLRLLRENVARNLALVPGPDAAGDATPYAAALGCTAVQVVDLPWESVPSHSALVPEVVLAADVVYDSTLFQPLCEALRHLAVEVNHKCLIVLACTIRNSHTLDQFFSRLATSSLHVQTEEVIQPSVFIYSSDPPVKVYTITSTPRSER